Proteins from a single region of Leuconostoc gasicomitatum LMG 18811:
- the rpmC gene encoding 50S ribosomal protein L29, which yields MAKASELKELSLADLQKREAEFKEELFNLRFQLATGQLENTARIAQVRKDIARVKTVIRAQELANASK from the coding sequence ATGGCTAAAGCAAGTGAATTGAAAGAATTGTCACTTGCGGATTTGCAAAAGCGCGAAGCCGAATTCAAGGAAGAATTATTCAACCTACGTTTTCAATTGGCTACTGGTCAACTTGAAAACACGGCGCGTATCGCACAAGTTCGTAAGGACATCGCACGAGTTAAAACAGTTATTCGTGCACAAGAATTGGCAAACGCCAGTAAATAA
- the rplW gene encoding 50S ribosomal protein L23 produces MDARDIIRRPIITEASMAQTERKRYVFEVDVRATKPQIKKAIEEIFDVQVSGLNTANVRGKQKRQGRYVGYTRKLKKATVTLSKDSKDIQIFNEG; encoded by the coding sequence ATGGATGCACGCGATATTATCCGTCGCCCTATTATCACCGAAGCTTCTATGGCGCAAACAGAACGTAAGCGCTATGTCTTCGAAGTTGATGTTCGTGCGACAAAGCCTCAAATTAAAAAAGCGATTGAAGAAATATTTGACGTTCAAGTTTCTGGCTTGAACACAGCTAACGTCCGCGGAAAGCAAAAGCGTCAAGGTCGTTACGTTGGTTACACACGTAAGTTGAAAAAGGCAACAGTAACGTTGTCAAAAGACTCAAAAGATATTCAAATCTTTAACGAAGGTTAA
- the rplP gene encoding 50S ribosomal protein L16 produces MLVPKRVKFRRVHRGHMRGEAKGGKMVTFGDFGLQATTSSWITSRQIEAARIAITRYMKRGGKVWIKIFPHKSYTSKGVGVRMGNGKGAPEGWVEPVKRGKVMFEVAGVSEATAREALRLAQHKLPVRTKIIAREAE; encoded by the coding sequence ATGTTAGTACCAAAGCGTGTTAAATTCCGTCGTGTACACCGTGGTCACATGCGTGGCGAAGCAAAAGGTGGAAAGATGGTAACGTTCGGTGATTTTGGCTTACAAGCAACAACATCAAGCTGGATTACAAGCCGTCAAATTGAAGCTGCCCGTATTGCAATAACACGTTATATGAAACGTGGAGGTAAGGTTTGGATTAAAATCTTCCCCCACAAGTCATATACATCTAAAGGTGTTGGTGTTCGAATGGGTAACGGTAAAGGTGCACCTGAAGGTTGGGTTGAACCAGTTAAACGTGGCAAGGTAATGTTTGAAGTGGCAGGAGTTTCTGAAGCAACTGCACGTGAAGCATTGCGATTGGCACAACACAAGTTGCCTGTACGTACAAAGATTATTGCTCGGGAGGCTGAATAA
- a CDS encoding ABC transporter ATP-binding protein — protein sequence MTNISTPIIEFKNVGLSYGDDEVLKNIDLELEAGKFYTLLGPSGSGKTTILNLISGQLTVTHGDILFEGNIINDVPVEKRHMNTVFQDYGLFPNMTVFENVAFGPSIKGMSKKDIKTKVTEMLTLVKLNQYADREITELSGGQRQRVAIARALANDPEVLLLDEPLSALDYKLRKEMQYELREIQQRLGITFVFVTHDQEEALAMSDWIFVMNDGVIQQNGSPEDIYDEPINHFVADFIGESNILDGIMKTDYLVHFTGKDFENVDAGMRPNERVEIVLRPEDLDLTTIENGKLIVTIADQSFRGDYYEITAIDDDGNEWQVQATNKSKIDARVGLTFDPEDIHIMRFNESENDFDARLESYEGEEDAEK from the coding sequence TTGACAAATATATCAACACCAATTATTGAATTTAAAAACGTCGGCTTGTCTTATGGTGACGATGAGGTTTTGAAGAATATTGATCTTGAGTTAGAGGCCGGTAAATTTTATACGTTGTTAGGACCTTCAGGTTCTGGTAAGACAACTATTTTAAATCTCATTTCAGGCCAGTTAACTGTCACACACGGTGATATTTTGTTTGAAGGAAATATTATTAATGATGTGCCTGTTGAAAAAAGACATATGAACACTGTTTTTCAAGATTATGGCTTATTTCCAAATATGACAGTTTTTGAAAATGTAGCTTTTGGTCCAAGTATTAAGGGCATGAGCAAAAAGGATATTAAGACCAAAGTAACAGAGATGTTAACGTTGGTTAAATTAAATCAGTATGCTGATCGCGAAATTACAGAATTGTCTGGTGGACAACGTCAACGTGTAGCCATAGCGCGCGCGCTGGCAAATGACCCTGAAGTCTTACTGCTGGATGAACCACTATCTGCGTTAGATTATAAATTACGCAAAGAAATGCAATATGAATTAAGAGAAATTCAACAACGTCTTGGGATTACGTTTGTATTTGTAACGCATGATCAAGAAGAAGCGTTGGCAATGTCTGATTGGATTTTCGTGATGAATGATGGGGTTATCCAACAAAATGGTTCACCAGAAGATATCTATGATGAACCAATTAATCATTTTGTAGCTGATTTTATTGGCGAATCAAATATTTTAGATGGCATTATGAAAACGGATTATCTTGTGCACTTTACGGGGAAAGATTTTGAAAATGTCGATGCTGGTATGCGTCCAAATGAGCGTGTTGAAATTGTGTTAAGACCAGAAGATTTGGATTTGACGACAATTGAAAACGGTAAACTAATTGTCACTATTGCTGATCAATCATTTCGTGGCGATTATTATGAAATTACGGCAATTGATGACGACGGAAACGAATGGCAAGTACAAGCAACAAATAAATCAAAAATAGATGCGCGTGTCGGCTTGACCTTTGATCCCGAAGATATTCATATTATGCGTTTTAATGAATCTGAAAATGATTTTGATGCCCGCTTGGAAAGTTATGAGGGCGAGGAGGATGCCGAAAAGTAA
- the rplD gene encoding 50S ribosomal protein L4: protein MTKVAVLKQDGSQAAEIELDDAVFAVEPNNAVITDAVLMQRASMRQGTHAVKNRSAVSGGGRKPWKQKGTGRARAGSIREPQFRGGGIVFGPSPRSYAYRINRKAYQLALKSVLSQKVTEGKLVVVDALSFEAPKTQDFKKVLANLSVDTKTLVVVDEDNENAILSARNLSNVQVMTTKGINVLDVVNADKLVIVQSSIEEIQGGFA from the coding sequence ATGACTAAAGTTGCTGTATTAAAGCAAGACGGTAGCCAAGCTGCTGAAATCGAATTAGATGATGCAGTTTTTGCCGTTGAACCTAACAACGCCGTTATTACAGATGCTGTGTTGATGCAACGTGCATCGATGCGTCAAGGTACACATGCTGTTAAAAACCGTTCAGCGGTTTCTGGTGGTGGACGTAAGCCTTGGAAGCAAAAGGGTACTGGTCGTGCACGTGCCGGATCAATCCGCGAACCACAATTCCGTGGTGGTGGAATTGTCTTCGGACCGTCACCTCGTTCGTACGCATACCGTATTAACCGTAAAGCTTATCAATTAGCTTTGAAATCAGTTTTGTCACAAAAAGTTACTGAAGGTAAGTTAGTTGTTGTTGATGCTTTGTCATTTGAAGCACCAAAGACACAAGACTTCAAGAAAGTTTTGGCTAACTTGTCAGTTGACACAAAGACATTAGTAGTTGTTGATGAAGACAACGAAAACGCAATCTTGTCGGCACGTAACTTGTCAAATGTTCAAGTTATGACAACAAAGGGTATTAATGTACTCGACGTTGTTAATGCAGATAAGCTGGTGATTGTTCAATCATCAATCGAAGAAATCCAAGGAGGTTTTGCCTAA
- the rplC gene encoding 50S ribosomal protein L3 — protein MTKGILGRKVGMTQVFTEIGELIAVTVVEATPNVVLQVKNAETDGYSALQLGYQDKRTVLSNKPEQGHASKANTTPKRYVREIRNAEGEFNAGDEIKVDTFEAGEYVDVTGITKGHGFQGNIKKDGQSRGPMSHGSRFHRRPGSMGAVINRVFKGKLLPGRMGNHKRTMQNVAIVHVDVENNLLLLKGNVPGANKSLLTVKSTVKVNAKHPEVKMAGVSASAATEEA, from the coding sequence ATGACTAAAGGTATCTTAGGCCGTAAAGTCGGTATGACTCAGGTTTTCACTGAAATTGGTGAATTGATCGCCGTAACTGTTGTTGAAGCTACACCAAACGTTGTTTTGCAAGTCAAAAATGCAGAAACAGACGGATATAGTGCACTACAACTTGGTTACCAAGACAAGCGCACAGTTTTGTCAAACAAACCTGAACAAGGTCACGCTTCTAAAGCGAACACGACCCCTAAGCGCTACGTTCGTGAAATCCGCAATGCGGAAGGCGAATTTAACGCAGGGGATGAAATCAAAGTTGATACATTCGAAGCTGGCGAATACGTCGATGTAACCGGTATTACGAAGGGGCATGGCTTCCAAGGTAATATTAAAAAGGATGGCCAATCTCGTGGACCTATGTCTCACGGATCGCGTTTCCATCGTCGTCCTGGTTCAATGGGCGCTGTTATCAACCGTGTTTTCAAGGGTAAACTTTTACCTGGACGCATGGGTAATCACAAGCGCACAATGCAAAACGTTGCTATTGTCCACGTGGACGTAGAAAACAACCTATTGCTGCTTAAGGGTAACGTCCCTGGTGCCAATAAGTCATTATTAACAGTTAAATCAACTGTTAAAGTTAACGCAAAGCATCCTGAAGTGAAGATGGCTGGTGTATCTGCATCTGCTGCAACTGAAGAAGCTTAA
- a CDS encoding ABC transporter permease, translating into MSRKFKWGNFYLGSVFVLLYLPILFLIVYSFNAGDIMQGWAGFSLKHYSELFSDVRILEIVVSTFLIALLSSLLASIIGTAGALYIYNLKHTVVKNIFLSLNNILLVSPDVIIGASFLILFTVMGFALGFTSVLLAHIAFSIPIVVLMVLPRLQEMNQSIVASAKDLGANNWQMLSRVILPVISPGILAGFFMAFTYSLDDFAVTFFVTGNGFTTLSVEIYSRARQGVSLEINALSTMMFVVSLLLVLFYYVISTRAVKNKKRSTRLVLPASEGL; encoded by the coding sequence ATGAGTCGAAAGTTTAAGTGGGGTAATTTTTATCTAGGAAGTGTTTTTGTACTATTATACTTACCTATTCTTTTCCTAATTGTATATTCTTTTAATGCGGGGGACATCATGCAGGGCTGGGCAGGGTTTTCTTTAAAACACTACAGTGAATTATTTTCAGATGTACGTATACTAGAAATTGTTGTGAGTACCTTTTTGATTGCACTATTGTCATCATTGCTTGCTAGTATTATTGGTACAGCAGGGGCATTGTATATTTACAATCTAAAACATACAGTGGTGAAAAATATTTTTCTCTCATTAAATAATATTTTACTTGTTTCACCAGATGTCATTATTGGTGCATCATTTTTAATTTTATTTACTGTCATGGGATTTGCGCTTGGTTTTACATCAGTTTTGTTAGCACACATTGCTTTTAGCATTCCAATTGTGGTGCTAATGGTACTGCCTCGGTTACAGGAAATGAATCAATCAATAGTGGCATCAGCAAAGGATTTAGGTGCCAACAACTGGCAAATGCTTTCTCGCGTGATTTTACCAGTTATTTCACCAGGTATATTGGCGGGTTTTTTTATGGCATTTACTTATTCGCTCGACGATTTCGCAGTAACGTTTTTTGTAACAGGGAACGGTTTCACAACCTTATCTGTAGAAATATATTCTCGTGCGCGTCAAGGCGTGAGTTTGGAAATTAACGCGTTATCGACAATGATGTTTGTGGTGTCGTTGCTGCTGGTGCTGTTTTATTATGTCATATCTACGCGTGCTGTGAAGAATAAAAAACGTAGCACAAGACTTGTCTTGCCTGCATCTGAGGGGTTATAG
- the rplB gene encoding 50S ribosomal protein L2 yields the protein MAIKKYKPTSNGRRNMTTSDFAEITKSTPEKSLLAKKSKTGARNNSGRMTVRHHAGGHKQAYRLVDFKRIKDDKTATVKAIEYDPNRTANIALLVYEDGIKSYILAPKGLKVGDKVQSGPDADIKPGNALPLSNIPEGTLIHNIELKPGKGGQLARSAGTSAQILGKDGKYIIVRLTSGEVRLVLATNRATIGEVGNAEHSLINWGKAGRNRWRGKRPHVRGSVMNPNDHPHGGGEGKAPVGRPSPMSPWGKKTAGKKTRDKKKASTKLIVRSRKSK from the coding sequence TTGGCTATCAAGAAGTATAAGCCAACCTCTAACGGACGTCGTAACATGACGACTTCAGATTTCGCTGAAATCACGAAGTCAACGCCCGAAAAGAGTTTGTTGGCCAAAAAGTCAAAAACTGGAGCTCGTAACAATTCTGGTCGTATGACAGTTCGCCACCATGCTGGTGGACACAAGCAAGCTTACCGTTTGGTAGACTTCAAACGTATCAAAGATGATAAGACAGCTACTGTTAAAGCTATCGAATACGATCCAAATCGTACTGCAAACATTGCTTTGTTAGTTTATGAAGATGGTATTAAATCATATATCTTGGCGCCAAAAGGATTGAAGGTTGGCGATAAAGTTCAATCTGGTCCTGATGCCGATATTAAGCCCGGCAATGCCTTGCCATTAAGTAATATCCCTGAAGGTACTTTGATTCATAACATCGAATTGAAGCCTGGTAAGGGCGGACAGTTAGCACGCTCGGCTGGTACTTCAGCACAAATTTTGGGTAAAGATGGTAAGTATATCATTGTTCGTCTGACTTCAGGCGAAGTTCGTTTGGTTTTGGCAACTAACCGCGCAACAATTGGTGAAGTTGGTAATGCAGAACACTCATTAATTAACTGGGGTAAGGCTGGACGTAACCGTTGGCGTGGAAAGCGTCCACACGTTCGTGGATCAGTAATGAACCCTAACGATCACCCCCACGGTGGTGGTGAAGGTAAAGCACCAGTTGGTCGTCCAAGTCCTATGTCACCATGGGGTAAGAAGACTGCTGGTAAGAAGACTCGCGATAAGAAGAAGGCTTCAACGAAGCTTATTGTTCGCAGTCGTAAGAGTAAGTAA
- a CDS encoding ABC transporter permease, giving the protein MPKSKKQRQLFYLMPYGLWLLLFVIAPLILLLFQSLTTQNGHFTLHNYALYFSSGTYLLMTFNSVFYAFLITIITLVISYPTAYLLNQLKQKQFWLLLVILPTWINLLLKTYAFIGLLAKTGTVNNFMSLFGIVPQQLLFSNWSFLLVAAYIEIPFMILPIFNSLAEINPRLEQASRDLGANRWQTLRRVIMPLSMPGIKAGIQAVFIPSLSLFMITRLIGGNRVITLGTAIEEHFLVTQNWQLGSTIGIILIVAMVITMIFTRDRKRSRKRG; this is encoded by the coding sequence ATGCCGAAAAGTAAAAAGCAAAGGCAATTATTTTATTTAATGCCATATGGTTTATGGCTATTATTATTTGTGATAGCACCTCTGATATTGTTGCTGTTTCAGTCCTTAACAACACAGAATGGACATTTCACATTACACAATTATGCGCTTTATTTTTCTAGTGGCACCTATTTATTGATGACTTTTAATTCAGTCTTTTATGCTTTTCTAATCACGATAATAACTTTAGTAATTAGTTATCCTACCGCCTATTTACTGAATCAGTTAAAGCAAAAGCAATTTTGGCTGCTCTTGGTTATTTTACCTACGTGGATTAATTTATTATTGAAAACCTATGCGTTTATCGGTTTACTTGCAAAAACTGGAACTGTTAATAATTTTATGAGTTTATTTGGTATCGTGCCACAACAACTACTTTTTTCAAATTGGAGTTTTCTGTTAGTTGCAGCTTATATTGAAATTCCTTTTATGATATTACCGATTTTTAATTCATTAGCCGAAATTAACCCCAGGTTAGAACAGGCGAGTCGAGACTTAGGCGCGAATAGATGGCAAACCTTGCGCCGTGTAATCATGCCATTGTCAATGCCTGGTATTAAGGCGGGCATTCAAGCAGTCTTTATTCCCAGCCTATCTTTGTTTATGATTACGCGATTGATAGGTGGTAACCGTGTAATTACCTTAGGAACTGCAATTGAAGAACATTTTTTAGTCACGCAAAATTGGCAGTTGGGATCAACTATTGGCATTATTTTGATTGTAGCTATGGTAATTACTATGATCTTCACACGTGATCGTAAGCGTTCTAGGAAGCGAGGTTAA
- the rplV gene encoding 50S ribosomal protein L22 — protein sequence MAEQITSARATAKIVRVAPRKARLVLDTIRRKSVNEAYAILKFLPNTSTEDIYKVLNSAVANAENNFSLDREDLIVKEAFANEGPTLKRFRPRAKGSASPINKRTSHITIVVAEKEAK from the coding sequence ATGGCTGAACAAATTACTTCAGCTCGCGCGACAGCTAAGATCGTTCGCGTTGCCCCACGTAAGGCACGCCTAGTTCTTGACACAATTCGTCGTAAGAGCGTAAACGAAGCATATGCAATTTTGAAGTTCCTACCTAACACTTCTACTGAAGATATTTACAAGGTTTTGAACTCAGCAGTTGCTAATGCTGAAAACAACTTCTCATTAGACCGAGAAGATCTTATCGTGAAGGAAGCCTTTGCTAATGAAGGACCAACGCTTAAGCGTTTCCGTCCTCGTGCCAAAGGTTCTGCTTCACCTATCAACAAGCGTACAAGTCACATCACTATTGTGGTTGCTGAGAAGGAGGCAAAGTAA
- the rplN gene encoding 50S ribosomal protein L14 — MIQQESRLKVADNSGAREILTIKVLGGSGRKFAGVGDMIVATVKQAIPGGNVKKGDVVKAVIVRTVSDVRRTDGSYINFDENAAVIVKEDKSPVGTRIFGPVARELRDSDFMRIVSLAPEVL, encoded by the coding sequence ATGATTCAACAAGAGAGTCGTTTAAAAGTGGCTGACAACTCTGGCGCACGTGAAATCTTAACGATTAAAGTGCTCGGTGGTTCAGGCCGTAAGTTTGCTGGTGTGGGTGACATGATTGTTGCTACAGTTAAGCAAGCTATCCCTGGTGGTAACGTAAAGAAGGGTGACGTCGTTAAGGCTGTTATCGTTCGTACTGTTTCTGACGTTCGTCGTACAGATGGTTCATACATCAATTTTGATGAAAATGCCGCTGTTATCGTGAAGGAAGATAAGTCACCAGTTGGTACACGTATTTTTGGTCCTGTTGCACGTGAATTACGTGACAGTGATTTCATGCGTATCGTTTCATTGGCACCAGAAGTGCTCTAA
- the rpsC gene encoding 30S ribosomal protein S3 — MGQKINPTGFRVGVIRDWDAKWFADKADYANQLHEDLRIRKYIEKNLADAAVDRIEIERSTKSRVDVSVHTAKPGMVIGKGGSEVEKLRTQLAKLTDVDEKGRSKRVFINIVEIKKPDLSAHLVGQQIAGDLERRVAFRRAMRGAIQRATRSGAKGIKVMVSGRLNGADIARIEQYTEGTVPLHTLRADIDYSWDEAMTAYGNLGIKTWIYRGDILPQKKNSK, encoded by the coding sequence ATGGGTCAAAAGATTAACCCTACTGGATTCCGTGTCGGCGTTATTCGCGACTGGGATGCAAAGTGGTTTGCTGACAAGGCTGATTATGCTAACCAACTTCACGAAGACTTACGTATTCGTAAGTATATCGAAAAGAACTTAGCTGACGCCGCAGTTGATCGCATCGAAATCGAACGTAGCACGAAATCACGTGTTGATGTTTCTGTCCATACTGCCAAGCCAGGAATGGTTATTGGTAAAGGTGGTTCCGAGGTTGAAAAGCTTCGTACACAATTGGCTAAGTTGACTGATGTTGATGAAAAGGGACGTTCAAAGCGTGTCTTCATCAACATTGTTGAAATCAAAAAGCCTGATTTGTCTGCACACTTAGTTGGGCAGCAAATTGCTGGTGACTTAGAACGCCGTGTGGCTTTCCGTCGTGCAATGCGTGGCGCAATCCAACGTGCAACGCGTTCAGGTGCCAAGGGTATAAAAGTTATGGTTTCAGGTCGTTTGAATGGTGCAGATATTGCCCGTATTGAACAGTACACTGAAGGCACTGTGCCTTTGCATACTTTACGTGCTGATATTGACTACTCATGGGACGAAGCAATGACTGCTTATGGTAACTTGGGCATTAAAACTTGGATTTATCGTGGTGATATTTTACCACAAAAAAAGAACAGTAAGTAA
- the rpsJ gene encoding 30S ribosomal protein S10 encodes MAQKKIRIRLKAYEHRILDQSAEKIVETAKRTGAEIAGPIPLPTERTLYTILRSPHKHKDSREQFEMRTHKRLIDIVNPTDKTVDALRKLELPSGVAIEIKL; translated from the coding sequence ATGGCACAAAAGAAAATCCGTATCCGTTTAAAGGCATACGAACACCGTATCTTAGACCAATCAGCGGAAAAAATTGTTGAGACGGCTAAGCGCACGGGCGCAGAAATTGCTGGTCCTATTCCGCTACCAACTGAACGTACATTATATACAATATTACGTTCACCACATAAGCACAAGGATAGCCGCGAACAATTTGAAATGCGTACGCACAAGCGTTTGATTGATATTGTGAACCCTACTGACAAGACAGTTGACGCATTGCGTAAGCTCGAATTGCCATCAGGCGTTGCAATTGAAATCAAGTTGTAA
- the rpsQ gene encoding 30S ribosomal protein S17, producing MSEERNARKVYQGRVVSDKMDKTITVAVDTYVTHAVYGKRVKYTKKFKTHDENNSAKMNDIVQIMETRPLSATKHFRLVKIVEEAVIL from the coding sequence ATGAGTGAAGAACGTAATGCTCGAAAAGTTTACCAAGGCCGTGTTGTTTCAGATAAGATGGACAAGACAATTACTGTCGCTGTTGATACTTATGTAACACATGCAGTCTATGGCAAGCGAGTTAAGTACACGAAGAAGTTTAAAACCCATGATGAAAACAATAGCGCTAAGATGAATGATATTGTTCAAATTATGGAAACACGTCCTTTGTCTGCAACTAAGCACTTCCGTTTGGTTAAGATCGTTGAAGAGGCAGTAATTCTCTAA
- a CDS encoding ABC transporter substrate-binding protein codes for MRKIITSIMAILMVILILFGTQRYLSSKTGTNVSSDKVLNLYNWGDYIDPALLKKFTKETGYRVSYETFDSNEAMYTKIKQGGTSYDLAVPSDYMIQKMKREKLLLPIDHSKLTGIGNYDNRFLNQSFDKNNRYSLPYFWGTLGIIYNDKYVNAKDIQHWDDLWSPQFKNQIMLVDSARDGLAIPLITQNKSVNDKSRADLAAAQAKLRTLMPNIKAIVADEIKMYMAQNEASIAVTYSGEAAEALSNNKHLHYIVPSEGSNLWFDNIVMPKTAKHKAAAYAFLNFISEPKNAAQNAEYIGYATPNKKAVALLPKAIRDDKQFYPSNQTVSHLQVYDDLGQTWTERYNDAFLEFKMTQR; via the coding sequence ATGAGAAAAATAATAACTAGTATTATGGCTATTCTTATGGTCATCCTTATATTATTTGGGACACAGCGTTATTTATCGTCAAAGACTGGCACTAATGTTTCTTCTGATAAGGTTTTAAATTTGTACAATTGGGGTGATTATATTGATCCTGCGTTACTTAAAAAATTTACCAAAGAAACCGGATATAGAGTTAGTTATGAAACATTTGATTCAAACGAGGCCATGTATACAAAAATTAAACAGGGTGGTACATCATATGATTTAGCTGTGCCTTCTGATTATATGATCCAAAAAATGAAACGTGAGAAACTACTTTTACCAATAGATCATTCTAAACTAACGGGTATCGGTAATTATGATAATCGTTTTTTAAATCAATCGTTTGATAAAAATAATCGTTATTCTCTACCATATTTTTGGGGAACATTAGGCATTATCTATAATGATAAATATGTTAATGCTAAAGACATACAACACTGGGATGATTTATGGTCGCCCCAATTTAAAAATCAAATCATGTTAGTGGATTCTGCGCGCGATGGGCTTGCTATACCATTAATCACACAAAATAAGTCAGTTAATGACAAATCACGTGCTGATCTTGCGGCAGCTCAGGCAAAGTTACGCACTTTGATGCCAAATATTAAAGCTATTGTGGCAGATGAAATTAAAATGTATATGGCTCAAAATGAGGCGTCGATTGCAGTTACCTACTCAGGTGAAGCAGCTGAAGCGTTGAGTAACAATAAGCACTTGCATTACATTGTTCCTAGTGAAGGCTCTAATCTTTGGTTTGACAATATTGTTATGCCAAAGACTGCTAAACATAAAGCGGCAGCCTACGCTTTTCTTAATTTTATTAGTGAGCCTAAGAATGCTGCACAGAACGCAGAATACATTGGTTATGCAACACCCAATAAAAAAGCCGTAGCTTTACTACCTAAAGCTATTCGTGATGATAAGCAATTTTATCCAAGTAATCAAACAGTCAGTCATTTACAAGTATATGATGATTTAGGACAAACATGGACGGAAAGATACAATGATGCATTTTTAGAATTCAAAATGACACAAAGATGA
- the rplX gene encoding 50S ribosomal protein L24, with translation MFVKTGDKVRVIAGKDKGKEGTITKIVAGKDRVVVEGVNIVKKHQKPSNEYPQGGVIDIEAPIHVSNVQLLDPSTNEPTKVAFKIEEGKKVRVSKKSGNVLG, from the coding sequence ATGTTTGTAAAAACAGGTGATAAGGTTCGCGTGATTGCCGGCAAAGATAAGGGAAAAGAAGGCACAATTACTAAAATTGTTGCTGGAAAAGATCGCGTAGTTGTCGAAGGCGTGAACATCGTTAAGAAGCATCAAAAACCTTCTAACGAATACCCACAGGGTGGTGTTATCGATATTGAAGCACCTATCCACGTATCAAACGTGCAACTGCTTGACCCTTCAACTAATGAACCAACTAAAGTTGCGTTTAAAATTGAAGAAGGCAAAAAAGTTCGCGTATCTAAAAAGTCTGGTAACGTACTAGGCTAA
- the rpsS gene encoding 30S ribosomal protein S19, whose translation MARSLKKGPFADPHLLKKIEAQADSEKKSVIKTWSRRSTIFPSFVGFTIAVYDGRKHVPVFVQEDMVGHKLGEFVPTRTFKGHTADDKKTVKK comes from the coding sequence ATGGCTCGTAGTTTAAAAAAGGGACCATTTGCGGACCCACACTTGCTTAAGAAGATTGAAGCGCAAGCGGATTCTGAGAAGAAGTCAGTGATCAAGACTTGGTCACGTCGTTCAACAATCTTCCCAAGCTTTGTCGGCTTTACAATTGCCGTTTATGATGGGCGCAAGCACGTTCCAGTTTTTGTACAAGAAGACATGGTTGGCCACAAGTTGGGCGAATTTGTCCCAACTCGTACATTCAAAGGCCACACAGCTGATGATAAGAAGACTGTTAAAAAATAA